A window from Bombus pascuorum chromosome 12, iyBomPasc1.1, whole genome shotgun sequence encodes these proteins:
- the LOC132912568 gene encoding zinc transporter 7 produces the protein MLPLSHKDSKNLGSRIKEKILGWKRLIFSDKNTRNLFLFLLLNLSFACVELMYGIWTNSLGLISDSFHMFFDCTGLLFGLAASVITKWRANERYSYGYVRAEVLGGFVNALLLFFIALFIMSEAVERAIEPPEIKHERLLVVSIMGLIVNLVGMYVFRHGHGHSHGMGHGHSHSHGSHAHPHLNHSHSHDHHDVEIDPSFTGTNSQIMKGVFLHILADTLGSVGVIISAVLMRLFGWFIADPICSMLISVLIVLSVLSLMKDSWEILMQRQPAALDHILPQCYNKVTQLAGVYSVQDPHFWTLCSDVYVGCLKLEVARTVEPKYVVAHTQMIFQSAGVRHLTVQLDYAPM, from the coding sequence ATGCTTCCACTTTCGCACAAAGATTCAAAGAATCTTGGCAGCAGGATAAAGGAGAAGATATTGGGATGGAAACGTTTAATATTCTCTGATAAAAATACcaggaatttatttttatttcttttattgaatttatccTTTGCCTGTGTTGAATTAATGTATGGAATATGGACAAACAGTTTGGGTTTAATATCAGACAGTTTCCACATGTTCTTTGATTGTACTGGTTTATTATTTGGCTTGGCTGCATCAGTTATTACAAAGTGGAGAGCAAACGAACGATACTCCTATGGCTATGTTAGAGCAGAAGTTCTGGGAGGATTTGTTAATGCTCTGCTTCTGTTCTTTATTGCTCTCTTCATTATGTCAGAAGCTGTGGAAAGAGCCATTGAGCCTCCGGAGATAAAACACGAAAGACTTCTGGTTGTGTCCATTATGGGATTAATAGTTAATTTAGTAGGAATGTATGTATTCCGTCATGGTCATGGACACAGCCATGGAATGGGACATGGTCACTCTCATTCTCATGGAAGTCATGCACATCCTCACTTGAATCATAGCCATAGTCACGACCATCATGATGTTGAAATTGATCCATCGTTCACTGGTACAAACTCTCAAATCATGAAAGGAGTTTTTTTGCATATCTTAGCAGATACTCTTGGATCTGTGGGTGTAATTATATCAGCAGTGCTGATGCGCTTGTTTGGCTGGTTTATAGCTGATCCAATTTGTTCCATGCTGATCTCAGTATTGATAGTTTTAAGTGTGCTTTCCCTGATGAAAGATTCGTGGGAAATACTGATGCAAAGGCAACCAGCTGCATTGGACCACATTTTACCACAGTGTTATAACAAGGTGACTCAATTAGCTGGGGTATATAGTGTGCAAGATCCACATTTCTGGACACTGTGCTCAGATGTGTACGTTGGGTGCTTGAAATTGGAAGTTGCCAGAACAGTAGAGCCTAAATACGTTGTAGCACACACACAAATGATTTTCCAATCAGCTGGAGTAAGGCATCTAACTGTTCAGTTAGATTATGCACCTATGTGA